The genomic interval GTGTGTACGCCGAGTGCGAGCAGCAACCCGAGCCCGTTCTGTACGACGACGATCGCGACCGTCAGCAGCAAGGTGTTGCGCAGCGCGCCCAGTGCCTGATCGTCGTGGAACAACTGCTTGAAGTTGTCCACCCCGACGAAGGACCGCTGTTCACCGACCCCGGACCAGTCGGTGAACGCCGACCCCGCGCCGGACAGCGCCGGATACAGCACCACGAACGCGTAGACCAGCAACGCCGGCACCGCGAACAACCACGGCGGCGCAATCCCTCCGCGCCGCCGCGGCGCCTTGACCGCGTCCCGTCGTACCGCCTGTGCAGTGATCGTCATACGCTCTTCCGGTAGGCCTCGTCCATCTTCTTCAGGGCGGCCGGGACGGTGCTCTTGCCGCCGAGCAGCTCCTGGACGACGGCGAAGTGGGTGGGCTGGACCTCGGCGTTCGGCCAGCGCTGGTCCATGAACGGGACGGCCTTGTTGTCCTTCAGGTACGGGAGGAACGGCTTCAGCACCGGGTCCACCTTGGCGTCGCCGTCGGAGTACAGCGGTACGCACGCGACCGCCTCGGCCCAGGCGTTGACGTTCTCCGGCTGACCGCAGTACTCGATGAACTTCTTCACCTGGTCGGCCTTCTTGCTCTTCGCGCTGACCGCGATGCCGACCACGACCCCGCCGGGGATCCAGTTGTCGGCGACGACGTCCGTGGCCGGGAACGGGAACATGCCGAGGTCGTCCGGTGTCGGCGAGGCCTGGCGGAACGCCTGCAGGACCGCGGACACCTGGACCGCCATCGCGGCCTTGCCGGTGCCGACCATCGAGGTGGCCTGCTCGTACGTCGTGCCGTTCGGGTTGTCGTTGAAGAAACCCTTCTTCTGCAGCTCGAGGTACTTGTCCATCGCGTCGGCCCAGCCGGAGTCGGCGAACGACGCGTTGCCGGCCGTCATCTTGTCGTCGAAGTCAGGCGTCTTGGCGTAGACCGTGCCGGGGACCAGCGCATAGTCGATGAGCTGGGTGACCCACGGGGTCTGGGCGCCGAGGGCGATCGGGATGATGCCCTTCTTCTTGAGCTTGTCGCAGACCGCGAGCAGCTCCGACCAGGTGGTCGGCACCTCCACGCCGGCGGTCGCGAACGCCTTCTTGTTGTAGATCGCGCCGAGCACGCTGGTACCGGGCGAGAAGATGAACGTCTTCCCGTCCTGCTGGAACGCGCCCTTGAAGCCGGTCGGGATCTTCTGGGTCCAGGACTGGTCGCTGAGGTCGGCCAGCAGGTTGGCCTTGCTGAGCTGGACCATCGACATCGCGCTGCCGTTGCCCGGGTAGACGGCGTGCAGGTCCGGTGCGTTACCGGCCGCGAGCTGGGCCCGGAGCGCGGTCTGCAGCTGGTCGGCCGGCGAGAACGAGAGATTGAAGTCGAAGTCGGCGTTCGCCTTCTTGTAGTCGTCGAGCGCCTTGCGCAGGCCGGCCTCCTGGCTGCCTGCGCCGATCACCTTGACGGTGCCGCCGGACGATGACGAGCCGCCGCCTCCGCCGCAGGCCGCCAGCGTGCCGACCGCCGTGGCGGCGACAGAGGCGCCGCCGATCAGCTGCAGGAGCCGCCGTCGGCTGACGGACTGATCGAGTGCCATGAGTCCTCCTGAGCGCCGAGATACCGGCGAAGAATGTGAAGTAACCGCAGGATCGTGTTACTTTCGTCATCGGGACGCTACGGATGGCCCGGGGGACTGTCAAGACCTCATTGAAAGGATTCAGTCAGGATCGGTGTGAAAAGGCCCCCGCCGGGGTTTTTGGGCTCGTGCCCGCCTCTCCTGAGAAGATGTCGCCGTGCCCGTGAGACGAGTCCTGTTGGCCGGCCTCCTGCTGCTGGCCCTGGCGCTCGGCGTCGGCGGCGGCTACTACACCGGCGACCGCATGGACACCCCGGACCCGACCGCATCCGGCACCGCGGGCCCGTTGGGCGCGGTGTCCGTGTCGCCGTCCCCGACGCCGACCGAGCCGCCCCTCCCGGTGAAAACCCCGGTCCCGAGCAACCTGGAACCACTCGGCACCGGCCTCGACTACACCCGCCACGCGTTCACCGTCACCCCGCAGGACGAGCCCTCGGTCCAGCTCTCCATCGAGACCCCGCAGGGCTGGCGTCTCGGGGCGAGGGATCCGAAGCGTCCGGGCGAAGTGAAGTACCTCGACAACCTCAAGGAGCGCGGAGTCCGCGTCGAGGCGATCGAGCCGGTCGACACGCTCCCTGCGGACGCGATGGCCAAGCTCATCGTCGACCTCAAGAAGAGCCAGCCCCCGCAGAACGACGTCCAGATCGTCAGCCAGACGCCCGGCACGGTCACCGGCGACGACGGCGACCCGCGCCCGGTCGCGACGCTGATCTACACCTACATCCCGGGCGATACGCTCCGCTACGTGATCGTCCGCTGGGTCGCGATCGACGGGCAGTTGACCAATGTCGAGATGAGCATCACCGGTCTCCCCCAGGACGCCGGCGCCCTGGACGAGGTCCTGCAGCACGCCACGGCGTCCGTGCACGAGGCCGGCTGAGCGCTTTCACGGAATTGTTACCTGGGAGCGTGCAACCTGGGAGTGGACTCAGGTGTCTTCTGTTGAGTAGGGAACTGGGAAGGTGGGGGCGTGAAGAGGAACGTGTCGCGGCGCGCGGTGCTCGGCGCGGGCCTGCTTACGCTCGCCGGAGTCGGTGGCGCCGGCGGGTACGGCGTCGGCCTGTTCCTCACCGACGAGCCGAGCCTCGCCGGGACCGCGGCCCCGCTGCCGATGTCGGCCACCCCGGATCCGTCGGCGACGCCGTCCACACCGTCCACGCCGCCGAGGCAGATCGTCCCGGACGACACCAAGGCGCTGCAGACCGACGATCTCGACTACAAGATCCGCGAGTTCACCGCGACCAACGTCGTACGGTCGGACGTCCGCCTCAAGGTGCCGAGGAACTGGGGCTTCACCCAGCCCGATCCGCCGAAGATCGGCCGCTACACCGATCCGACCAGCAAGCGCTGGATCCGGATCGAGGCCGGCTTCACCATCCGCCGGCCACCCGCCGAATCGATGGCCCAGAGACTCACGGAGCTCGCCTCGGTGCCGGCCGCCCAAATGCTGTCGATCAAGTCCCAGACCGTGAATCAGGACACCAAGGAAGCGACGCTGGCCTACACCTACGTCCCGGAGAACTCGCTCCGCTATGTGATCATCCGCTGGGTGGCCAACGGCGAGGGCCTGTGCACCTTCGAGATCGCCGTCACCGGACTGCCCCAGGATCGCGATGCCATGGAAGACATCCTGGACCACGCGGCCGACTCGGCCACTCGCGACGACTCGATAATCTAGAGAACCAGCAGGTCAGCAAGGGCTTTGTGGCCTGCAGGAGTCAGGTCGACAGCTCGTTGGTTGGAACGACGGTGGAGCCAGTCGCGGGCCAGGAGACTGTGTACGACGGAGGCGCCCAGCTGGCCGGACAGGTGGTGGCGTTGTTCGCTCCAGTCGACGCAGAACCTCAGGAGCTGGCGGCGCGACGGCTGATCGGACAGGTCAACGCCTAGTTCGGCAAAGACCTCTGTGGCGTTAGGGCCCAAGGCATAGGGACCATCCGGGAGCTGTGCGGCGAGTGGGTCGTCCGTACGACGGTCTGCGCCGACACCGCCGTCGGTGCGGGTCAGGGCGTCCCGCCGTACCAGCCCGTCGAGCAGGGCAACGCCAAGGCGGCCGGCCAGGTGGTCGTAGCAGGTACGGGCTTCACGGAGCGCTGCGGCGCGGGTGCTCTGACGGAGTGACTTGATCGGTTCGGGTTTCGCGATGCGGGCCAGCGCTTCTACGGCCGCGGCAACCTCCGGTCCGGACAGTTTGTAGTACCTGTGCCTCCCGGAGCGCTCGACTGCGACCAGACCGCCGTCCAGGAGCTTGCGCAGGTGCCCACTGACCGTCTGCGGTGACACACCGGCCTCCGAAGCGAGCAAGGAGGCAGGCAGCGCTCGGCCGTCCGCCAGTGCCATCAGGACCTTCGCCCGCGCAGGCTCGGCCATCAGACCGGCGGCGCGAGCCACATCCGCATCTCCACCCATGCCTCCATGCTCACACCGTCATATTTCGGCGCAACCCGAAGTGTTTCGGTGGGAGGTTGGACAGCATGCTCCTCGCGTTGCTGTGCGTCGGAATCTTCCTGGTGCAGCTCGACGTGACCGTGGTCAACGTCGCGTTGCCGACCATCCGGACCGGTCTTCATACCAGTGCATCCGGGCAGCAGTGGGTCGTGAGCGGCTACATGATCGCGTTGGCCGGGCTGCTGCTCGTGTGCGGCGCACTGGGCGACCGGATCGGTCACCGCCGGATTGTCCTTGCAGGGCTGACGATTTTCGGCGCAGCGTCCTTGGCGTGCGGCATAGCACCGAACATCGAGCTCCTCATCGCTGCACGGGCACTCCAGGGCGTCGGCGCCGCGCTGCTCCTACCAGGAACACTTGCCGTCATCACCCACCAGTACGTCGACAGTGCCGCAAGGGCCCGTGCTGTTGGGATCTGGGCCGGCGCGGGCGCACTGGCACTGGTCGCCGGACCCATCCTCGGTGGTGCATTGGTCAGCGGATTCGGCTGGCGTGCAGTGTTCCTGGTCAACTTGCCGGTCATCACGTTGGCCCTGCCAATGGCCTGGCGGATGGTGCCGCGGCGCCGGACCGCTCGCCGCGAGACACGCATCCGGCTGCACATCGGCCCAGCGTTCGTCGGCGCCAACGTGGTCTCCGGCCTGATGAATCTGGTTGGTCTAGGCACGCTGCTCGCTCTAACCCTTTACCTGCAAGAGCATCTGGACCAATCGGCGCTTCGCGCCGGCCTGGAGCTGCTCCCCGTTCTGCTGCCACTGGCCGTTCTTGGCCCTGTCTCAGGTCGCATCACCGCTCGATACGGTTCTCGGCTCCCGATGTCGTTCGGGCTTGCTCTTGGGGCTATCGGCTCGTTCTGCCTACTGCTAGTCCATCCGGACAGCCGTTACGGCGCAGTCATTCCGGTAGAGGTCTGCCTGGGCTTGGGCATGGGCCTGCTGACCGCTGCGGTGGTGCATGCGGCCATCGCAGCGCTGCCCCCGGATCGCGCCGGGCTGGCCGGCGGCGTCAACAACACCGCACGGCAGGCCGTCGGCGCAGCGGGTGTAGCGCTCTACAGCGCGGTGCTGAGCCGTTCCGCGACCTTCACCACAGGTCTTCACACCCTCGCCTGGGTCGGCGGCGTCCTGTGGGTGGTTGCACTCGGCATCACTTGGCTGACAGTCGACTAGTCGACCGGCCAGATGGCGCGAAAGATCGTCGAGCGCAGGTGGTAGAACCTGCGACGAGCAGACTGGATCAGCGCCGGCGACGGCCGCAGCCGTTCAGTCGGAAAACGCATGGGGACTTCCTCATTCGGAGTACTTGACCGAATCAGCGATCTCGGCGGCCCGGCCGGCATCCGGCGTGATCACCTGAACGAGCAACGAGCCGCCGTCCCCGCGATCAACGACCCGTTCGAACAGGACCATACCGGCTCCGGCGCACCCGGTGGACAACCGGTCCGTGGTCGGCCGGTCGTCGAAGCTGCCCGGGAAGGACGGCCCCGGCTTGCACCCGAGCGACGTGTTGTCCGGGAGAGCCAGCTTCGACCCGGCCAGGCCGACGAACACACCCGGCGTCGACGCGGACCAGTTCGCGTCCCGGCTGACGCGGAACGCGGGCGTCCGGGAACTGCTACCGGGCGCCTGCCAGTCGGTCTGCGCCATCGACTTCGCCCAGGACCGTGGGAGCGTCACCTGGAACTGCCCCTGCGACACCACGACCGCCTTCCGGCTGGACAGGTACCACTGACCGCCGTACCCGGCGCCACCGCCGACGACCAGCGCCAGCAGAGCAGCAACGACCCATCGGCCGCGCTTGCGCTTGCGCTTCGGC from Kribbella sp. NBC_00709 carries:
- a CDS encoding ABC transporter substrate-binding protein → MALDQSVSRRRLLQLIGGASVAATAVGTLAACGGGGGSSSSGGTVKVIGAGSQEAGLRKALDDYKKANADFDFNLSFSPADQLQTALRAQLAAGNAPDLHAVYPGNGSAMSMVQLSKANLLADLSDQSWTQKIPTGFKGAFQQDGKTFIFSPGTSVLGAIYNKKAFATAGVEVPTTWSELLAVCDKLKKKGIIPIALGAQTPWVTQLIDYALVPGTVYAKTPDFDDKMTAGNASFADSGWADAMDKYLELQKKGFFNDNPNGTTYEQATSMVGTGKAAMAVQVSAVLQAFRQASPTPDDLGMFPFPATDVVADNWIPGGVVVGIAVSAKSKKADQVKKFIEYCGQPENVNAWAEAVACVPLYSDGDAKVDPVLKPFLPYLKDNKAVPFMDQRWPNAEVQPTHFAVVQELLGGKSTVPAALKKMDEAYRKSV
- a CDS encoding ArsR/SmtB family transcription factor: MGGDADVARAAGLMAEPARAKVLMALADGRALPASLLASEAGVSPQTVSGHLRKLLDGGLVAVERSGRHRYYKLSGPEVAAAVEALARIAKPEPIKSLRQSTRAAALREARTCYDHLAGRLGVALLDGLVRRDALTRTDGGVGADRRTDDPLAAQLPDGPYALGPNATEVFAELGVDLSDQPSRRQLLRFCVDWSEQRHHLSGQLGASVVHSLLARDWLHRRSNQRAVDLTPAGHKALADLLVL
- a CDS encoding MFS transporter, whose product is MLLALLCVGIFLVQLDVTVVNVALPTIRTGLHTSASGQQWVVSGYMIALAGLLLVCGALGDRIGHRRIVLAGLTIFGAASLACGIAPNIELLIAARALQGVGAALLLPGTLAVITHQYVDSAARARAVGIWAGAGALALVAGPILGGALVSGFGWRAVFLVNLPVITLALPMAWRMVPRRRTARRETRIRLHIGPAFVGANVVSGLMNLVGLGTLLALTLYLQEHLDQSALRAGLELLPVLLPLAVLGPVSGRITARYGSRLPMSFGLALGAIGSFCLLLVHPDSRYGAVIPVEVCLGLGMGLLTAAVVHAAIAALPPDRAGLAGGVNNTARQAVGAAGVALYSAVLSRSATFTTGLHTLAWVGGVLWVVALGITWLTVD